Within the Microbacterium sp. 1S1 genome, the region GCCGGCCAGGGCGATCATCTGCCGGAAGGCGCTGAGGGGATCGGCGTCGCCGCGCGTGAGGAGGTGCCCGGTCGTCCCGTCCGGGTAGGGGTCAGACGTCCAGGCGGTGGCCATCGGAGGGATCCCGTCGGCGAAGATCTTCACGCCGGGGATCGCGAGCCAGCGGGGGTCGGTCGACGGAGGCGGTACGGGGAGTCCGGCGCGGAAGTCGTCCAGGGAGCTCTCGCCGTCGATCGTCCCGAACAGTCGGAGCAGCGTGACGCGCGCGGTCTGCGCTCCCTCTCGGTGCAGCTCCGCATACGACTCGAGCATGTCGGTGCCGAAGCAGCCGGTCTCGCCGTCGTCCTCGCCCGGGCCGATCCCGGGCTCCGTGTAGCTCGTGATGCCGAGCTCCGCGAGCAGTCGCCAGGCGCGGCGCAGCGCGCTCCGTCGCTCGCCCGCGGTGGTCACGAGGCGCCCGGTCGGCTGCTCCTCCGGCGGGGTGTCCGAGAAGAAGAGGTGGTGCCAGCGGGCCCCGAGCCAGGCGGCGTGCAGGTGCGCGTCGTTGATGCCGGGGATCGCGGTGCGGCCGTCGAGCTCCAGGGTCTCCCGCGCGGACAGGGCTTCGGCGGCGGCATCGGTGGCCACGATCACCCCGTCGCGGACGGCGATCGCGGTGGCGACGGATCCGGCCTCGTCGAAGGTGTGGATGCGGCCGCCGCGGACGAGGAGGTCGGCGTCGTCGCCGAGGAATGTGCTGCTCATTATTCCACCAGTGTAGACGTAAAACGGGGAGGCCCGGCCCCTCCATGCCGGTCGATTCGGAGTGCGGTGGCGCGACTTGTAACCTGGAGGCATCCCCCGAACACCCCGGCAACCTCGCGCGCGCCGGCGACCTCGGCGCGCGCTCACACATGCAAGGACGCAGATGAACGATTCCGCGGCACACCGCGACGAATGGACGGCGAGCGAAGAGCTGGCGGAGCGGATGATCCCGCTCATCGGGGCTCTCAAGCGCGAGCGCGACGTGGTCACCTCGCTGCACGGCCACCGCCTGCTCGGGCTCTCGGCCACCGGCCTCGTCGAGGTCCACGAGCGCGTGGCACAGCTCGGGCACGAGCGGCTCGACGTCCAGGACAGCCTCGCGGTGCTCGAAGCGATCCACGCCCTGGCCCCCGGTGCCTCGTCGATCGACGTCGCTCGGCTCGTGGAGGGGCACGCGACGAGCGGCCGCCCGCTCACGGAGTACGTCGCCGAGGTCCTCGCCCCGGCCGTGGGCGCCGTCGCCGCTCCGCCGACCGACGTCGTGCTCTACGGCTTCGGGCGCATCGGCCGGCTGCTGGCCCGTATCCTCATCGCGCACACGGGAGGCGGCAGCGGACTCCGGCTCCGTGCCATCGTCGTGCGCCGCGGCTCCGAGAACGACCTCGTCAAGCGGGCATCGCTGCTGCTGCGGGACTCGGTGCACGGGCGCTTCGCGGGCTCCGTCACGGTGGACGAGGAGGCGGAGCAGATCATCGCCAACGGCACCCGCATCCAGGTCATCTACTCCGATGACCCGGCGGCCGTCGACTACACCGCGTACGGCATCGACCGCGCGATCGTCGTCGACAACACCGGCCGGTGGCGCGACGAGGCGGGACTCTCCCAGCACCTCCGCGCGAAGGGCGTGGCCCGGGTGCTGCTCACGGCCCCCGGCAAGGGCCCGCTCAAGAACATCGTGCAGGGCATCAACGACGACACGATCACCGCCGAGGACCGCATCGTCTCCGCGGCATCCTGCACGACCAACGCCATCACCCCGGTGCTCGCCGCGATCGACGAGGCCTACGGCGTCGTGAAGGGCCACGTCGAGACCGTGCACTCGTTCACGAACGATCAGAACCTCATCGACAACTTCCACAAGGGAGACCGTCGCGGCCGCTCCGCCGTGCTGAACATGGTCATCACCGAGACGGGGGCGGCGAAGGCCGTGGCCAAGGCCCTGCCCCAGCTCGAGGGGCGCCTCACGGGCAGTGCGATCCGCGTCCCCACGCCGGACGTCTCCCTCGCGGTGCTGCACCTCACGCTGGAGCGACCCGCCACGAAGGACCAGGTCAACGACTACCTGCGCCGGGTCTCGTTGCACTCGAAGCTCCGTCAGCAGATCGACTACGTGGAGAGCCCGGAGGTCGTCTCCACCGACTTCGTGGGCTCCCACCGTGCGGGCATCGTCGACGGTCTGGCCACGATCGCCGACGAGGACACCCTGATCCTCTACGTCTGGTACGACAACGAGTTCGGCTACTCGTGCCAGGTGATCCGCGTGCTGGAGACCATGGCTGGTTCCCACCCCGTCGTCCTCCCCGCCCGCCGCGAAGTCACGCTCTGACCCTTCCGTCGACCCACCCCCTTCCGCTCGACCCGGCCCCCTGCGTCCGCACGTAGCGGGCCG harbors:
- a CDS encoding amidohydrolase, which encodes MSSTFLGDDADLLVRGGRIHTFDEAGSVATAIAVRDGVIVATDAAAEALSARETLELDGRTAIPGINDAHLHAAWLGARWHHLFFSDTPPEEQPTGRLVTTAGERRSALRRAWRLLAELGITSYTEPGIGPGEDDGETGCFGTDMLESYAELHREGAQTARVTLLRLFGTIDGESSLDDFRAGLPVPPPSTDPRWLAIPGVKIFADGIPPMATAWTSDPYPDGTTGHLLTRGDADPLSAFRQMIALAGGRGLQIAVHATGDRSIDEFLIALEQSGETTPRGPHYIVHGDLATPDQIRRAERLGVGFAVQPLIAAHTHSWAAVQLGEARVAAAWPLSAMLSSGATTTLTSDAPIATPDWRPSLDASLALLAADGRADDAEIRRRLLRAMTADAAVQDGASAWKGTLEAGKVADVTVLDEDPCAPGRAFADLAVERTIVDGRTVFARG
- a CDS encoding glyceraldehyde-3-phosphate dehydrogenase is translated as MNDSAAHRDEWTASEELAERMIPLIGALKRERDVVTSLHGHRLLGLSATGLVEVHERVAQLGHERLDVQDSLAVLEAIHALAPGASSIDVARLVEGHATSGRPLTEYVAEVLAPAVGAVAAPPTDVVLYGFGRIGRLLARILIAHTGGGSGLRLRAIVVRRGSENDLVKRASLLLRDSVHGRFAGSVTVDEEAEQIIANGTRIQVIYSDDPAAVDYTAYGIDRAIVVDNTGRWRDEAGLSQHLRAKGVARVLLTAPGKGPLKNIVQGINDDTITAEDRIVSAASCTTNAITPVLAAIDEAYGVVKGHVETVHSFTNDQNLIDNFHKGDRRGRSAVLNMVITETGAAKAVAKALPQLEGRLTGSAIRVPTPDVSLAVLHLTLERPATKDQVNDYLRRVSLHSKLRQQIDYVESPEVVSTDFVGSHRAGIVDGLATIADEDTLILYVWYDNEFGYSCQVIRVLETMAGSHPVVLPARREVTL